Proteins from a genomic interval of Lycium ferocissimum isolate CSIRO_LF1 chromosome 2, AGI_CSIRO_Lferr_CH_V1, whole genome shotgun sequence:
- the LOC132046915 gene encoding uncharacterized protein LOC132046915 isoform X1, translated as MDIEGFSSSKFPGNIVTSSKHTRSKSFPVKPEVKENILDHSVDASNRLKLDTKQANDCNGTEKKQSSTAETQSSLRQEIKQLERRLHDQVAVRCALEKALGYKSSSQDVHEVTSMPKPATELIRDIAVLELEVGHLEQYLLSLYRKAFDQQISSLSPPTKDDKLKSPLSTPRRRLDFSNSDVMLKREKSSSQVDSQSELNPQKETNSMAEDKINESGVHRSHSSLSQRSAMSTPPEETLGKALRACHSQPLSMMEYAQNASSNVISLAEHLGTRISDHVPETPNKLSEDMIKCMCTIYCKLADPPLTNPGLSSPTSSLSSTSAFSPKDIWSPGFRNDSSFDVRLDNPFHVEGLKEFSGPYSTMVEIQCVYRDTHKLGDIEPMLQNFRSLISRLEKIDPRKLTHEEKIAFWVNVHNALVMHAFLAYGIPQNNVKRIFLLLKAAYNVGGHVVSADMIQNSILGCRMSRPGQWLRLLLSSKGKFKTGDERQTYAIEHPEPLLHFALSSGNHSDPAVRVYTSKRVIQELEIAKEDYVRATFGVKKDQKIVLPKVVEAFAKDSGLCPSGVMEMIQQSLPDSLRRSIKKIPQGKGRKIIEWVPHNFSFRYLIMKDLVK; from the exons ATGGATATTGAAGGGTTTAGCAGCAGTAAATTTCCTGGAAATATAGTGACATCTTCTAAACACACGCGTTCCAAGAG CTTCCCAGTTAAACCAGAAGTAAAGGAGAATATCCTGGATCATTCTGTAGATGCCTCTAATCGATTGAAGTTG GATACGAAGCAAGCAAATGACTGTAATGGGACTGAGAAGAAACAATCATCCACTGCCGAAACTCAGAGTTCTCTGAGGCAAGAG ATAAAGCAGCTGGAGAGAAGATTACATGATCAAGTTGCTGTTCGATGTGCTCTTGAGAAAGCATTAGGTTATAAATCTTCTTCTCAAGACGTCCATGAAGTGACCTCAATGCCTAAG CCAGCCACAGAACTGATTAGAGATATTGCAGTACTAGAGTTGGAAGTTGGGCATTTGGAACAATATCTTCTCTCACTATACAGGAAAGCATTTGATCAGCAAATCTCATCCTTGTCTCCTCCCACAAAAGATGATAAACTAAAATCTCCTCTAAGTACCCCGAGAAGGCGTCTTGATTTCTCCAATTCTGATGTGATgttgaaaagggaaaaatctTCTTCTCAAGTTGATAGTCAATCAGAATTGAATCCACAGAAGGAAACCAATAGCATGGCAGAAGACAAAATTAACGAATCAGGAGTTCATCGAAGCCATTCGTCATTATCTCAGCGTTCAGCTATGTCGACCCCACCGGAAGAGACACTGGGCAAAGCGTTGCGTGCTTGTCATTCTCAACCTTTATCTATGATGGAG TATGCACAAAATGCTTCTTCAAATGTAATCAGTTTGGCAGAGCATCTTGGCACCCGTATCTCTGATCATGTTCCAGAGACACCAAATAAGCTATCTGAAGATATGATAAAGTGCATGTGCACCATATATTGCAAGCTTGCTGATCCCCCACTGACAAATCCCGGTCTTTCATCGCCAACTTCTTCCTTGTCTTCCACAAGTGCATTTTCTCCAAAGGACATATGGAGTCCAGGATTTAGGAATGATTCATCTTTTGATGTTCGGCTGGACAATCCTTTTCATGTGGAAGGGTTGAAGGAGTTCAGTGGACCTTACAGCACAATGGTTGAGATACAGTGTGTGTATAGAGATACTCATAAATTGGGAGATATTGAACCGATGTTACAGAATTTCAG GTCACTTATTTCTCGCTTAGAAAAAATAGATCCACGAAAGTTGACTCACGAAGAGAAGATAGCATTCTGGGTTAACGTACATAATGCATTGGTGATGCAT gcatttttagcttatggtaTCCCCCAAAACAATGTTAAGAGAATATTTCTACTATTGAAG GCTGCCTATAATGTTGGAGGTCATGTAGTAAGTGCAGATATGATACAGAACTCTATCCTGGGATGTCGAATGTCCAGACCAGGACAG TGGCTTCGCTTGTTACTTTCTTCTAAAGGAAAATTCAAGACAGGGGATGAAAGACAAACATATGCTATTGAACATCCAGAACCCCTTCTGCATTTTGCACTCAGCTCAGGCAACCACTCAGATCCCGCG GTTCGAGTCTATACATCCAAGAGAGTAATTCAGGAGCTGGAAATCGCAAAAGAAGATTATGTCAGGGCTACCTTTGGTGTGAAGAAGGATCAGAAGATAGTCTTGCCAAAAGTTGTGGAGGCCTTTGCTAAGGATTCTGGCCTATGTCCTTCCGGTGTGATGGAGATGATCCAGCAATCTTTACCAGATTCTCTGAGAAGGAGCATTAAGAAGATTCCACAGGGAAAGGGCCGCAAGATCATTGAATGGGTTCCACATAATTTCTCTTTCCGGTATCTAATTATGAAGGACCTGGTGAAATGA
- the LOC132046915 gene encoding uncharacterized protein LOC132046915 isoform X2 → MPKPATELIRDIAVLELEVGHLEQYLLSLYRKAFDQQISSLSPPTKDDKLKSPLSTPRRRLDFSNSDVMLKREKSSSQVDSQSELNPQKETNSMAEDKINESGVHRSHSSLSQRSAMSTPPEETLGKALRACHSQPLSMMEYAQNASSNVISLAEHLGTRISDHVPETPNKLSEDMIKCMCTIYCKLADPPLTNPGLSSPTSSLSSTSAFSPKDIWSPGFRNDSSFDVRLDNPFHVEGLKEFSGPYSTMVEIQCVYRDTHKLGDIEPMLQNFRSLISRLEKIDPRKLTHEEKIAFWVNVHNALVMHAFLAYGIPQNNVKRIFLLLKAAYNVGGHVVSADMIQNSILGCRMSRPGQWLRLLLSSKGKFKTGDERQTYAIEHPEPLLHFALSSGNHSDPAVRVYTSKRVIQELEIAKEDYVRATFGVKKDQKIVLPKVVEAFAKDSGLCPSGVMEMIQQSLPDSLRRSIKKIPQGKGRKIIEWVPHNFSFRYLIMKDLVK, encoded by the exons ATGCCTAAG CCAGCCACAGAACTGATTAGAGATATTGCAGTACTAGAGTTGGAAGTTGGGCATTTGGAACAATATCTTCTCTCACTATACAGGAAAGCATTTGATCAGCAAATCTCATCCTTGTCTCCTCCCACAAAAGATGATAAACTAAAATCTCCTCTAAGTACCCCGAGAAGGCGTCTTGATTTCTCCAATTCTGATGTGATgttgaaaagggaaaaatctTCTTCTCAAGTTGATAGTCAATCAGAATTGAATCCACAGAAGGAAACCAATAGCATGGCAGAAGACAAAATTAACGAATCAGGAGTTCATCGAAGCCATTCGTCATTATCTCAGCGTTCAGCTATGTCGACCCCACCGGAAGAGACACTGGGCAAAGCGTTGCGTGCTTGTCATTCTCAACCTTTATCTATGATGGAG TATGCACAAAATGCTTCTTCAAATGTAATCAGTTTGGCAGAGCATCTTGGCACCCGTATCTCTGATCATGTTCCAGAGACACCAAATAAGCTATCTGAAGATATGATAAAGTGCATGTGCACCATATATTGCAAGCTTGCTGATCCCCCACTGACAAATCCCGGTCTTTCATCGCCAACTTCTTCCTTGTCTTCCACAAGTGCATTTTCTCCAAAGGACATATGGAGTCCAGGATTTAGGAATGATTCATCTTTTGATGTTCGGCTGGACAATCCTTTTCATGTGGAAGGGTTGAAGGAGTTCAGTGGACCTTACAGCACAATGGTTGAGATACAGTGTGTGTATAGAGATACTCATAAATTGGGAGATATTGAACCGATGTTACAGAATTTCAG GTCACTTATTTCTCGCTTAGAAAAAATAGATCCACGAAAGTTGACTCACGAAGAGAAGATAGCATTCTGGGTTAACGTACATAATGCATTGGTGATGCAT gcatttttagcttatggtaTCCCCCAAAACAATGTTAAGAGAATATTTCTACTATTGAAG GCTGCCTATAATGTTGGAGGTCATGTAGTAAGTGCAGATATGATACAGAACTCTATCCTGGGATGTCGAATGTCCAGACCAGGACAG TGGCTTCGCTTGTTACTTTCTTCTAAAGGAAAATTCAAGACAGGGGATGAAAGACAAACATATGCTATTGAACATCCAGAACCCCTTCTGCATTTTGCACTCAGCTCAGGCAACCACTCAGATCCCGCG GTTCGAGTCTATACATCCAAGAGAGTAATTCAGGAGCTGGAAATCGCAAAAGAAGATTATGTCAGGGCTACCTTTGGTGTGAAGAAGGATCAGAAGATAGTCTTGCCAAAAGTTGTGGAGGCCTTTGCTAAGGATTCTGGCCTATGTCCTTCCGGTGTGATGGAGATGATCCAGCAATCTTTACCAGATTCTCTGAGAAGGAGCATTAAGAAGATTCCACAGGGAAAGGGCCGCAAGATCATTGAATGGGTTCCACATAATTTCTCTTTCCGGTATCTAATTATGAAGGACCTGGTGAAATGA